The Nothobranchius furzeri strain GRZ-AD chromosome 6, NfurGRZ-RIMD1, whole genome shotgun sequence genome includes a region encoding these proteins:
- the LOC107397315 gene encoding alpha-(1,3)-fucosyltransferase 7-like gives MEFSFIKRFVLFCILGVMVFIFYHGWPRITQYPTLNPLRSDGNLTILIWHWPFGQSFSLKGDVCWDLYQIPHCKLVDQRSFYPAADVVAFHNRELIDGSQKLPTDLPRPQGQRWAWMSLESPDNNGDLRRFANLFNMTISYRRDADITVPYGELLPVETEEHLVEDRRVNKSSLVCWVVSNYRSHYKRSQVYKELSATVPIKVYGRWSNTPLSSEDLLPTISRCYFYLAFENSVSKDYITEKLWYNAYLAGAVPVVLGPSINHYKAVAPEHSFIHVDEFASIKDLGTYLQQLAFDKKRYNEYFNWKKHWKVKMNKGWREMVCKICTRYDTLLQHKVYYDLESWDKTTL, from the coding sequence ATGGAGTTCAGTTTCATAAAGAGGTTTGTCCTTTTCTGCATTCTGGGTGTTATGGTGTTCATCTTCTACCATGGATGGCCTAGAATAACCCAGTACCCCACCCTAAATCCATTAAGGAGTGATGGAAATCTGACAATCCTGATTTGGCACTGGCCTTTTGGCCAGTCATTCAGTCTGAAGGGTGACGTTTGCTGGGATCTCTACCAAATACCTCATTGTAAGCTGGTGGACCAGCGCTCCTTCTACCCCGCTGCTGATGTTGTAGCGTTCCATAACAGAGAACTGATTGATGGAAGTCAGAAGCTGCCCACTGACCTCCCTCGTCCACAGGGTCAGAGGTGGGCCTGGATGTCCCTGGAGTCCCCTGATAACAACGGAGACCTGCGGCGGTTTGCTAATCTCTTCAACATGACCATATCCTACAGGAGAGATGCTGATATCACTGTACCGTATGGTGAGCTGCTACCTGTGGAGACTGAGGAACACCTGGTGGAGGACAGGCGTGTGAATAAAAGCTCTTTGGTCTGCTGGGTGGTCAGCAACTACAGGAGCCACTACAAAAGAAGCCAAGTGTACAAAGAGCTGAGTGCTACAGTTCCCATTAAGGTTTATGGCCGCTGGAGTAATACACCTCTCTCCTCTGAAGACCTCTTACCTACCATCTCACGCTGctacttttatttagcttttgaGAATTCTGTGAGCAAAGACTACATCACAGAAAAGCTGTGGTACAACGCTTACCTAGCAGGAGCTGTGCCTGTTGTGCTGGGACCATCCATAAATCACTACAAAGCCGTGGCTCCGGAACATTCTTTTATTCACGTTGACGAGTTTGCTTCAATAAAAGATCTGGGAACGTACCTGCAACAGCTTGCATTTGACAAGAAGAGGTACAACGAATACTTTAACTGGAAAAAGCACTGGAAGGTGAAAATGAACAAAGGCTGGAGGGAAATGGTGTGCAAAATCTGCACACGTTACGATACTTTGCTTCAGCACAAGGTTTATTATGATCTAGAGTCCTGGGACAAAACTACTCTTTAA